One part of the Mya arenaria isolate MELC-2E11 chromosome 3, ASM2691426v1 genome encodes these proteins:
- the LOC128226057 gene encoding complement C1q tumor necrosis factor-related protein 4-like, with protein sequence MFRFITFIIVLFLQIINHTVYAKEIQIDETNGLIIELQKVIYDIKGRVNSLETEVVNLRHENNEQQELIGQLRNEIDIQGKSLNREIKEETNPSITNSGFNTSDASVPSDVNIANVFPLHPLPRSRRAVANIAFSAYLTHTQSHQTNTAVRFDKVLLNDGNGYNAFTGAFTAPLSGVYMFSFHFDSHTLSFLQLAINGVNQVDAVANRHVLNDFNDRKAQSMGGNTCIVHVDHGQAVQVRVYEIPDAEVASSNTFRLSTFSGVLLY encoded by the coding sequence ATGTTtcgttttataacatttatcatAGTGTTGTTTCTTCAAATAATAAACCATACAGTCTATGCTAAGGAGATACAAATAGACGAGACAAACGGGTTGATTATAGAACTACAAAAGGTGATATATGACATCAAAGGACGTGTTAATTCTTTAGAAACTGAAGTTGTTAACCTACGACACGAAAACAATGAGCAGCAAGAACTGATTGGACAGTTAAGAAACGAAATAGATATACAAGGAAAATCACTCAATCGAGAAATCAAAGAAGAGACAAATCCTAGCATAACCAACTCTGGCTTTAACACCAGCGACGCCAGTGTTCCAAGCGACGTAAATATAGCAAATGTATTTCCGCTCCATCCGTTACCGCGTTCGAGACGCGCGGTGGCCAACATCGCATTTTCCGCCTACCTGACGCACACTCAATCCCACCAAACAAACACAGCCGTCAGGTTCGACAAGGTGCTCCTGAACGACGGAAATGGTTACAATGCGTTCACAGGGGCGTTTACGGCGCCCCTTTCCGGTGTGTACATGTTCTCTTTCCATTTCGATAGTCACACTCTCTCCTTCCTGCAGCTGGCCATCAACGGTGTGAACCAGGTGGACGCTGTCGCCAACCGCCACGTGCTCAACGATTTCAACGACCGGAAGGCGCAGTCCATGGGAGGTAACACTTGCATCGTGCACGTGGATCACGGACAAGCGGTTCAGGTGCGAGTTTACGAAATTCCGGATGCTGAGGTCGCTTCAAGTAACACTTTCAGACTATCGACTTTCTCTGGAGTGCTGTTGTATTGA